Within the Sphingomonas sp. SORGH_AS_0950 genome, the region GCCGCGCGATCCTGAGCGCGATCGAGGACGCCCCCGCCCCGCTGCCGTTCGGCGAGCGGCGCCAGGGGGACAGGCGGCAGGGCTGAGCCCTCACCCCCGCGTCAGGTACAGCGCGCGCAGCTTCGCAATCTGGCTCGCCCCCAAACCCAGCTCGTCCTTGAGATACCCCATCGTCCCGCCCGGATGGCGGTCGGTCACCGCGAACACCGCGTCGATATAGCGGCGGTCGACCCCGGCGAAGGCGCGCGCCGCCTCGGGCGAGAGTTTCGCCCAGAAGCCGGTCGGGTGGGCGGGCGGCGGGGCCATGTGCTGGTTGGAGAGGAGGTAATCCTCGACGATCGTCGCCCTCGGCACGCCCAGCGCGGTCAGCAGCAGCGCGGCCGCGACGCCGGTGCGGTCCTTGCCCGCCGTGCAGTGAAAGGCCAGCGGCACGTCGCCCGCCAGCAGCTCGGCGAACATGCGGGCATACTGGCCGCGAAACTGGTCGAGCAGCTTCGGATAGGTCGCGGTCATCGCCGTGACCACCTGCTCATGCGTCCAGGTCGACGGATCGCCGGGCAACATCATGCCGCTCATGTCGAGCGCGTAATCGTCGCTCAGCGCCTTGGGCTTGCGGCCCGCGGGCCAGAGCGTCGGCTCGCCCGCCCGCTCGCGCGTGTC harbors:
- a CDS encoding tyrosine-protein phosphatase; protein product: MRRAVALAMLLAVPAGLGASAPAPVAGAVHHRVLPLQGGRNFRDLGGYRTSDGRTVKWGLLYRSGQMHDLTPADHAYLQRLGIRTVCDFRDTRERAGEPTLWPAGRKPKALSDDYALDMSGMMLPGDPSTWTHEQVVTAMTATYPKLLDQFRGQYARMFAELLAGDVPLAFHCTAGKDRTGVAAALLLTALGVPRATIVEDYLLSNQHMAPPPAHPTGFWAKLSPEAARAFAGVDRRYIDAVFAVTDRHPGGTMGYLKDELGLGASQIAKLRALYLTRG